The Panicum virgatum strain AP13 chromosome 3N, P.virgatum_v5, whole genome shotgun sequence genome includes the window tgcaatgaagtacgaacattgagaataagaaacacatgaggtatttcaaagccataaaatacatcaacacatcgttttgtacgaaattgtacctgaaactgtaggagccatgacttgGAAGGGCCTTTCGACTATGGGcgctcattgaaatcttcaggatcaatcgtggtggcaacacctgcaaaacGTTCCTCAAGATCCTCCAGCCACGTAGAAGGTACCACGCGGGGCCCGACAGCGTCTCCGGTGATAGAAAGACCAAGCAACATTGCAACGTCCTgcagggtcggtgccatctccccacaagggaggtggaacgtgtgtgtgtctcaggtctccatctgtcaacgagagctgaaagtagagacctgtctagcttcaccaaagcactctcagcaagacgagccacagtgagaagacctgcctcgctcagcctgcatcatacaatgcacaaatgttaatacattatataacgaaatgtataacggataaaaacagaaaataggcgacatatcacctgggcacccatcgtgggtctacagaaaccaactctgcaggtggacgtggacgcagcacgtttagttcttcgtgctgaaccttcgcaaggaaggaccggtgacccgagtctattgttgggtccagcaacgcaggagtaaccccggccatacctaccacgtaagatcaaaacaatacaatacaatcacacacatctaaatatttctaatagttccttatatttcctaaataatttctaagattttctaacaatttataataatttctaatattttctaacattttataaattttctaatattatcttgcaatttttttattttctaatacttctctaacaattttctagtactttctAATATTTAATCTAGCAATAATCACTACTAACATTAATTAATTAAattgctaatgtactatatcaacgctaatcactacaagtaactacacctaaatgtaccactaatcagtcctaataataattaaactgattgctaatctactgtttcaacaaaatagtttctataattttctacaattttctaacattttctacaattttctaacattttctacaattttctaacattctctacaattttctaacattctctataattttctacaattttcaaacattttctacaattttctaatattatcttgcaattttttattttataatacttctctaacaattttctagtattttctaatactaaatctaacactaaatgtactatatcaatgcTAATTACTAtaagtaactgcacctaaatgtactactaatcactcctaacaataattgaattgattgctaatctactgtttcaaaaaaataattacaacataatctatttataaaatgtagaaaattttagttacctacaGTCGCCGGtttgaaaatccggcagggcttcgccgttttggctctccctccctccctctcttttctttttttctggatttttagtgagGCAAACGAGGGGGTGAGGGGTAGCCAACACCATATATAGGGTTGGGGGACCGGTCACCCTGCAGACGGGCGGCCTGGAGggctggccgccccgctgccgggcgaccggtcctccagggaCCTCGGCACAATTTTTTGTCGACTTttttgcagataagcccctgccgcccggcagcggggcggccggggtatattcatgtaaatttcgaacacgaaaatatatttttgtaaaaaacgaaaataaaaaataaaaaaaccgctacGTTTCGTTCCCCAATTGCCAAACAAGGCCGAAAATGGGTTGAGCATTGGATTTTGAGCATCCTGGGCCGTCCTGTTCGTCTCCACCGAAAATGGGTTTGGAATACACCATGTCCAGTGCATTCTAACGATCCAATAGACACCATTgtatttcccaaaaaaaaagacaccAGTGTGACTATTTCAAGTCATATTTTGGTGGTACTGTGTGAAATCTCCTCACCTCGCTCGTGATCGCTCAAGTCAAATTCCCGCgttacacacaaaaaaaaaatctctaaaTACTCCACATTAGAGGTATCACCTTCATCCAATCATCGTCTGTCAAGCAGGTACCGAATGATATACGCAATCAACAGGTGCCTGAACATTCCACATCACACCTTGTCAATCATGAAAATAGAATCCACGTTGGAATATAAAGTTACCTTTATTAAACAGGAGTACATGGAGTGGAAGAGTCAAAAGAATGGCCTGCAGCTTAGCTCCGCCACAACAAGCCTCACAGATTAAAAAAACTTAACTCATCTAGGGAAAGATCCTAATAATAAATCGTCCATCAAAATAGCAAAGCAATCCGTCACGTTGCAAACACTCTAAATCACAAACTTTGATAAATGGTTTTCAGACAACAGTAGGCAACATTGGTAGATTGCAGTTCAAATCAAAACTCCGAGAATTTGAGTTTATGCTTGGCAGGTGAAAAATGTCTTGACAAATCCTGAAAATAACCTACTTTTAGTTCTGGTCATTCGCTTCCACCTGCTGTTCCCTTCATATGCCTTATGGTTTACGGCCTTTCTTTAAGTCATCCTAATAGAGTTCTTTGGCTTTATGGAGTGTAAACATTACTTTGCATCCAGATGTCTTGCAAAGACAAATTCCTTCTTACATCGACTCAAGGACACGAGCATTGTTTCTGTGTTACTGAATGTTTCTTCTTGGACCAAATCGGATCTTCAGGTTGTCCAAAACACGGGTAACGTTGAGAAGTCGTGGATCATCAGCAGGAATTTCTCGTTCCTGATTTTGGAAAACAAGGAATTACAAAAAGAGTTAGAATCATGAACCAAGCACACCAGAGTCAAGTTTTTTTTCTCAAGGCTATACAATTTACACCGATCCAAGGTGAAGAAGGTGTACTGACTACTGAACCACAAGTTCGAAACTCTGAAGCTTACCTTCAAACCCTTGTGGTATGCTTCAACAGCAGGAAGTGATGGAGTGATATTTCGGCTTTGAAGGATATCCCAGACATAATTTGCAGTCATATATCCACCGGCctgaaaaaatttataaaattaacttCAGTCACTTGACTATTTCTGTTAAGCAATTTCCGGTTTGCACTCATTTCAAAACGGTGACACAAGTGTTCAAATAATTCATGTATTCATGTTTGGTACTCAAATGGTGATTACCTTTTCACCGGCAGCTGCGATTAGGAGATCACTTCCCATCCTCGGATTCAAGAAGAAATTTCTTGAAACCATTTTCTCCTGAAAAATATCATTCCTGTaaaatttcatattttcaaGCTATAAAATGAAACTGAAAttccaaaagaaaagaaaattactAGGGTTTCTTGAGCAACTTGcattcctcttggagtgtgccCAATCATAGCTCCCTCAGCAAGTGTCTGCATGCCATTGATGCATAGAGTTCAAACAATCACATGCAGGAACATATAATGCGAAATAAGATTGACAGAATAAGAATTGACAGAAGCGGTTATTTTGTTATAACTCCAAGTAGCTAATCAGCTCAATCATACActattacaacaacaacaacaacaacagcagtcttttttcccaagcaagttggggtaggctagagatgaaatccgaaagaaataagttcaaggttcaggcacattgatagctagtctccaagcgctcctatccaaagctatctctttagagatattccaatccttaaggtctctcttaactgactcatcccacgtcagtttaggtctacctctacccctctttacattatcgacccgctcaagaaccccattacgcaccggcacctcaggaggccttcgttggacatgtccaaaccatctcagccgatgctgggtaagtttctcctcaattggtgccaccccgaccctatcccgaataacttcgttccagaCTCTATCACTCCTTGTGtacccgcaaaaccaccgcaacatccgcatctctgctacactcagttgctggacatgtcgcctttttgtaggccaatatTCAACACCGTAtaatatcgccggacgaattgttgtcctatagaatttgacttttagcttttgtggcaccctcttgtcacaaaggatgacagaagcttgccgccatttcaaccagccagctgaaattctatgcctaacatcttcatcaatgtcgccatccttttgtagcaccgatcctaaataccgaaaagtattcttctagaccaccacttgcccatctagactaacgtctcccccctcatgcctagtcgcgctgaaatcgcacatcatgtactcggtcttgatcctactaagtctgaaccctttcgactctaacgtgcgtctccacagctctaacttcctattaactcctgctctactctcgtcaactagcaccacatcatcagcaaagagcatacaccaagggatctcaccttgtatatcccttgtgacctcatccatcactaaagcaaataaataatggctcaatgctgacccctggtgtagccCTATGTTAATaaaaaagtcagtggtgttgccatcacatgtccggacaaacgtcgtcgcatccttatacatatccttaatgagggtaatgtacttagttgggactttgttcttctccaaagcccaccacatgacatttctcgatactttgtcatatgccttctcaaggtcaattaagaccatgtgcaagtccttcttctgctccctatatctctccatcaattgtcgtattaagaaaatcacctccatagttgaccttccagacatgaacccaaattggttttgggtcacacttgtcactcttcttaggcgatgctcgataaccctctcccaaagcttcatcgtatggctcatcagcttaatcccacggtagttagtacaactttgaacatcgcccttgtttttgaagataggtactaatatacttctcctccattcttccggcatcttgtttgaccgaaaaatgagattaaaaagcttagttaaccatactattgctctatctcctaggcatctccacacctcaatggggataccatcagggcccatcgctttacctcccttcatcatcttcaaagcctccccgatctctacctcctgaattctcctcacaaaacgtctgttggtatcatcaaaagagtcatctaactcaaaggtagggctctcactctccccattaaacaacttgtcaaagtactctctccatctatccatgatctcctcatccttcactagcagtcgatctgtcccatccttaatgcatttgatttggttgatgtcccttgtcttccgctcgcggatcctagccatcctataaatgtccttctccccttctttcgtgcctagccgctgatacaggtcatcatacgccttaccctttgctacacacagctcgctttgcaaccctcttcgctaatttatagccctcgatgttggctgcactcttgtcaaggtggaggcgcttgaaacactccttcttctccttaatagccacacctcgtcattccaccaccaggtgtctttcccctcctgtttgcctcccctactcacgccaaacacctctgagtccaccttccgaacacatgttgtcatctttagccacatgtcatctgcgtcttctccttcttcccaaagcccctcacctagcatcctttccttaaacgcttgtgccacttcccctctaagcttccaccactttgttctcgcaatcttggcacgtttgtcccggtggacacgtacccgaagacgaaagtccgccaccacaagcttgtgttgagggacaacacactcctcaggtatcaccttacaatctaagcaatcacgtctatcatTCCTCcaagcaaggataaagtcgatctggctcgagtgttgtccactacgaaacgtcacaagatgggattccctcttcttaaacacggtattcgctatcaacaagtcgtaggctaacgcgaagttcaacacatcctccccctcttgactcctgctatcatacccaaaacccccgtgcactcgctcgaaccctacattagtcgcacccacatggccgttgagatctcctcctatgaagagtctctcgctggtaggcacggtactaaccatgctatctagatcttcctaGAACTGCAttttggtgctctcactaaggcctacctgaggggcataggcactgatcacattcaaaaccgaatctccaactaccaaccggattaggataattcggtcgccttgccttctaacctctacgactccatccttaaggctcctatcaatcaagatgcctacaccattcctacccggagttgctcccgtgtaccaaagcttgaagccagtatcctcaacctccttcgtcttctggcccttccatttagtctcctgaacgcatagaatatttacacgcctcctaattgctgcatcaactagctctcgcaacttacccgttagggaccctacgttccagctacctatacgaatcctagttggctcggctagcttccttatccttcgcacccgtcgaggatagtgcgaagacccttgctcatttttcactacacccgggcgtagatgtagcgcgccattcaggtgacgacccgacccttgctcacttatcatcgtacccaggtcacgatacgacgcgcccttggggcatggcgacccggcccttgcacatttatcaccacacccgggttccgatgtagcgcgtcgctaagagggttacgccccaacgagtttcttgtgggtttcaaatccattagagtggctattttttatggtggttgccaaaacctaacgcaaccctcctcctttacccgggcttgggaccggctatgctgagacgactcaggagagagagtcttccagtcagcataggcggagtttCAATCATACACTATTCAGAGAGAAAAAAGATCTCCAGTTTTGTGCATCTGGCTTCTATAAATAACTTCACAAATTTTCATAAATTGACAGATGACAAGTCTGGCTAAGTTTTTTAAATTCCTTAATGAACAGAATAACAGATTTGTTATCACTTAGTGTAACTCACACTAACCACAAACAACTCTGCAGCTGGAAATCTTGAACTTGTATATTCTTCAAACATCTTAATAGCAGAATCAATATCTCCACAACGCAGATAACACCTTTTTCAATTTAGGCACACAAAATTAACAAATAGAATCAAAAGTTAGAAAGCATGATAATAGGACAAAAGGAAGGCACAGGGATTATAGAACCAGGATTTGCATGGCAAACAATAGTCACTTTAAAGCTAATTCAGCTCATCTCTTGCAGTATAATGGTGATCATTATTATTTACAATAGTAAGATCTCACTCGTACATACTTATAAACTGAGCATATGCATACCAGTAAAATTCCTAACAACCATGCAATGCACATATCATCAGATAATACTGTTCAGCATACTTCAAGAAAACAGTAAAATATAGAATACAGCATACAATACTACCTCATAGCttgcatcaccataaaggcatcATAAGTAGATCCATCTCTATTATCTTTATTGAACATTTCAAGAAGTGCTTCAAGTGTCTGCAAGATTTTCAAGTAAATAAAATTTCAGACAAGCTAACCTCACTACCTTGGTGACTCCGGAGACATAATAGGTGTAGAataggtaaaaaaaaaagttatcaTCATGTCAATTAGGCATGGCCAACATGTTGTACCAAAATATTTATTATGTGAAAAGGTAATGCAAAGGCAAAATATCATACCTCTTTGCTCTGCAGTTCGGCACAAGCATGGATAGCAACATGATAAACTGTGAACTGTTTAAGGACAAATCCTCCTCGTCTATTTACATATTCTGCTGTTGGTAGATTGTACAGCTCTTCCTCTGACACATTCATCATTACATTCTCAGCATTGTCCGTTGATACTCTTTCAACATATTTCCAACCTTTTGACTGCTCGACAAAGTCAAGAATCTGCTTGAAAGAGAAATAAGTTACAGCACACTAGATTAGGTTAAATACAAGCTTGCACATGTGTCAAGTATGATGTACCTTTGCCATAGTCTCCTCGGTGGTTGGTGTCTTGTTCTTGAATGCAGTTATCAGTCCAGCATAACAGTACTTATTTAATCCAAGACCAGCAGCACTCATATCACTAACTATTGCATAACTATCAAAACAAATTATTGTTACTGGTTTCACACGCAAGCAAGTAAACAGGTAAATCGGAAGGAGTAGACAGCTGAGGGCAAACTTCTCCAAAAAAACGCTCTTATTAATCGCATCATAATCTCTTAATCAAAACTGCCACATGCTTTCAACTTTTTAGTAGTATGTATGTACAGCTAAGAACAGCGCATGTGGTTGGGTGGGGCTTGTATTCTAAACCTTCTTCTCATTAATGCAAAATGATATGAAGCCTACGTCCTCTTCGCGGGGGAGGGGATGCCGCATACTAAAGAGATAACCTAGGCACTGATAGAATAAATGTCTTCTGAAAACATCCTCAGAATAATACAACTGGCAATCCTACCCGGCAACTATGCACCCTAGAGTCCAAAGACTCCAACCCGGATGTATCAGCATGAAAGTACCAGCAAGTCGATTACCACAAGCCTTTCAAATCTGTGAAATCAGTACTTCCATATCTTATATTTTCAATTGATAGCTAACTGTATGATGCTATAATATCTTTTTGCTCAAAGAAATAATGCAAATCCATGTATATATTCACCTATAGGCTATAGCAGTTAGCAGTTTGGATGAACCTTTACAAAACAAAACACAAAGAATAAGAATAACTCATGCTGCTATGCCTTGGTTTATAGGTTTTGCTAGTTTGTATTTGATTTGATAATATACTTCAAGTCATTGTGCTAACTGCTAAGTGCGGTCAACAGCTACAAACAGCATGGAAAAAGTGATACCAAATTTCATTGTCAACTGTTGCAGCATTCCAATTTCCAACAGTTTGAGCAAATAAATACTGTGAAGCAGGGTGCCTTACACTTGATCAGTTCGTCCTGTTGCTGCAAGTGCATTCAACAGACAAATGTAGGTTTCTCCTTTCAACTTAACGCCATGTGCCTTCATTTCTTCTAATAGCTTTGTTACATGTAGGAAAACAGCAGCATCCATGAGCATAAAGAACAAAAGACAGGAAGTCCAAGTATAAGGTACTATAATGGAAATACGAAATAAACTCAGTTAGCATTCAGGTGCACAGAAAATACATAGAAAATAACCAACCATGATTGCTGCATCTGGGTTCTTGCATTTTCCACACGTGGAGATCAAGAAGTTGTAAATGTTAACCTGTTTTTATGAATAACATCAGAATAATCTCCAAAAAGGCAAAAAGGAACCGCAGAGAGATATAGAATAAATTCAAAGAAATCAGTGGTCTAACATCAGGCTGCAAGCCCATTTCTTTCATCTGATCACGGAAGTAGAGTGCGTCTTGTAGTCGGCTGCCTTTCATGGTACCGACTATGAGTGTGTGGAATGTGTCCCTCACAGGCTGGACGCAGTCAAGCATCATGTCATCATAAGCATCACGCAGAAGATAGGGCCTAAAACAATGAGTGCAATTGTTAGACTTCGAGAATATACGTGCTTTGTAAACAGAGATTTCTAGCAAGCTGTCATCCTACCAAAACAGAAATTCAGATCTAAAAAACTATAAGAAAATGGCAGGCATGCAAATTAATATTTTAGAAGCTACAAATAACCCGAAGCCTGAATGACTAAGAACTGAATAGGATTACTTTAGATTCTAACTGAAAATGCTTGTAAACAGTATCAGGGATATAAggcaatttcatatttttcctcaGCATGTACAAAATCCAGGAGGCTGTCCAAACAGGCATGGAGATATATGATATCGAAATAGTGCAGCTGCACAATTAAATCAAGAAATATAGAAGCTAACAGGCAGCCCCCACTGTTTTCTCACAACTTGATAATGCAAAATGTGTACTAGAACCTGGAATCATATAGTGCTTAAGCCATTTGGAGGggtatccttttctttttctttagagGGGTATCATGGCAGTATAGCTGCCCAGGTGACCAGGCTCACTGACACGGTGCAAGGATGGCCACGCCACCAAAAAAGATGGTTTCCCGAGAATTGAAAATATCCATGCGTCAACGATACACAGGTCTGCAGCTGCAGAACAGGGAGCACAATTTTCACAtggccatcaatccaacaacgcGCACTGCTACAGTGAACAATTGAATCAGCAAAGCATGGTCACATCCACGGTACATCGTCAACGGCTCAACGCAATAGCAGAATCTAGACCAAATCATCTCAAGAAAAACGCCCCTGCCCGGCAATGCGTCGAACAGTTGGCGCGCAACTGGAATGCCAAGAACCGAAAGCCAACATTTCCTTGCCTGCGCTGGGCGACGAGGGACCCCATGACCGTATTGTACTCGGAGGCGTTCTCCGCGTAGTTCCGGCGCTGGTACTCCTCCGTGgacgtcgccgcgccgcgccgcgcagcgaacgaccccgtcgccgccgcatgGCGCAGCCGCCCTGCACCGCCAGTACCCAGAGGTTATTCCAGAGATCTTGGGACACCGGGTACGAAGAGATCCCCGAAGGAAATGCGagtgggaggagagagagacccTGGAGCAGGAGGGAGTTCTTGAGGAGAGCCATGGCGACGACGGTgcggaagggggggggggggggggggggttggcgcTGCTGGAGGGGGTACACGAAAGGAAGAAGGGTTTAAGGCTGCGCTTCCCTTCGAGCGACCAGCCACCGTCGGATGGTTTGGACGGTTGGGACTGA containing:
- the LOC120664232 gene encoding pentatricopeptide repeat-containing protein At4g35850, mitochondrial-like isoform X3, with product MMLDCVQPVRDTFHTLIVGTMKGSRLQDALYFRDQMKEMGLQPDVNIYNFLISTCGKCKNPDAAIMLLEEMKAHGVKLKGETYICLLNALAATGRTDQVYAIVSDMSAAGLGLNKYCYAGLITAFKNKTPTTEETMAKILDFVEQSKGWKYVERVSTDNAENVMMNVSEEELYNLPTAEYVNRRGGFVLKQFTVYHVAIHACAELQSKETLEALLEMFNKDNRDGSTYDAFMVMQAMRCYLRCGDIDSAIKMFEEYTSSRFPAAELFVVSTLAEGAMIGHTPRGMQVAQETLEKMVSRNFFLNPRMGSDLLIAAAGEKAGGYMTANYVWDILQSRNITPSLPAVEAYHKGLKEREIPADDPRLLNVTRVLDNLKIRFGPRRNIQ
- the LOC120664232 gene encoding pentatricopeptide repeat-containing protein At4g35850, mitochondrial-like isoform X2, with protein sequence MALLKNSLLLQGRLRHAAATGSFAARRGAATSTEEYQRRNYAENASEYNTVMGSLVAQRRPYLLRDAYDDMMLDCVQPVRDTFHTLIVGTMKGSRLQDALYFRDQMKEMGLQPDVNIYNFLISTCGKCKNPDAAIMLLEEMKAHGVKLKGETYICLLNALAATGRTDQVYAIVSDMSAAGLGLNKYCYAGLITAFKNKTPTTEETMAKILDFVEQSKGWKYVERVSTDNAENVMMNVSEEELYNLPTAEYVNRRGGFVLKQFTVYHVAIHACAELQSKETLEALLEMFNKDNRDGSTYDAFMVMQAMRCYLRCGDIDSAIKMFEEYTSSRFPAAELFVTLAEGAMIGHTPRGMQVAQETLEKMVSRNFFLNPRMGSDLLIAAAGEKAGGYMTANYVWDILQSRNITPSLPAVEAYHKGLKEREIPADDPRLLNVTRVLDNLKIRFGPRRNIQ
- the LOC120664232 gene encoding pentatricopeptide repeat-containing protein At4g35850, mitochondrial-like isoform X1 encodes the protein MALLKNSLLLQGRLRHAAATGSFAARRGAATSTEEYQRRNYAENASEYNTVMGSLVAQRRPYLLRDAYDDMMLDCVQPVRDTFHTLIVGTMKGSRLQDALYFRDQMKEMGLQPDVNIYNFLISTCGKCKNPDAAIMLLEEMKAHGVKLKGETYICLLNALAATGRTDQVYAIVSDMSAAGLGLNKYCYAGLITAFKNKTPTTEETMAKILDFVEQSKGWKYVERVSTDNAENVMMNVSEEELYNLPTAEYVNRRGGFVLKQFTVYHVAIHACAELQSKETLEALLEMFNKDNRDGSTYDAFMVMQAMRCYLRCGDIDSAIKMFEEYTSSRFPAAELFVVSTLAEGAMIGHTPRGMQVAQETLEKMVSRNFFLNPRMGSDLLIAAAGEKAGGYMTANYVWDILQSRNITPSLPAVEAYHKGLKEREIPADDPRLLNVTRVLDNLKIRFGPRRNIQ